In the genome of Raphanus sativus cultivar WK10039 chromosome 4, ASM80110v3, whole genome shotgun sequence, one region contains:
- the LOC108849071 gene encoding probable WRKY transcription factor 54 — MDSNGNNTKAVKRKVVDNLVEGCEFTTQLQLLFSHRHSNQHIETGSLSSDSDLANELISKILGCFHKTISVLDSFDPVPDVSFPVAVEGSRNASCGDDSATPASCNGGDSGDSRKRLGVGKGKRGCYIRKKRSHTWTVQAKRIDEDMYAWRKYGQKEILNTKFPRSYFRCTHKPTQGCKATKQVQKLEQTPEMFQITYIGHHTCNVSDQTQVKTEITMDSDNTLAATTSHQDHINVNVQEQENDVSSLIVDMVKQEENINGDQIKDSCEGSSTDGNLSLVWQDEMMFDDYQHHQDHHYYRGETSTTSHQFSFIDNDQLSLFDSYCPYEEMYAR; from the exons atggattCAAATGGTAACAACACAAAAGCTGTGAAGAGAAAAGTTGTAGACAACCTCGTGGAAGGCTGTGAATTCACTACTCAGCTTCAGCTTCTCTTCTCTCATCGACACTCTAATCAGCACATCGAGACAGGTTCACTTTCCAGTGATTCGGATCTCGCTAATGAGCTCATCTCTAAGATTTTGGGATGTTTCCATAAAACCATATCGGTTCTTGATTCTTTTGACCCCGTCCCCGACGTCTCTTTCCCTGTGGCCGTAGAGGGTTCACGAAATGCTTCATGTGGCGATGACTCGGCGACTCCGGCGAGTTGCAACGGTGGAGATTCCGGTGATAGTAGAAAGAGACTAGGGGTTGGTAAGGGTAAAAGAGGATGCTACATTAGAAA GAAGAGATCGCATACTTGGACAGTGCAAGCTAAAAGAATTGATGAAGATATGTATGCTTGGAGGAAATATGGACAAAAGGAGATTCTTAATACCAAGTTCCCAAG GAGTTACTTTAGATGCACACACAAACCAACACAAGGATGCAAAGCAACAAAGCAAGTTCAGAAACTTGAGCAAACCCCTGAGATGTTTCAAATCACATACATAGGCCACCACACTTGTAATGTTAGTGACCAAACACAAGTGAAGACCGAAATAACTATGGATTCGGACAACACATTGGCTGCAACCACTTCTCACCAGGATCATATCAATGTAAATGTACAAGAGCAAGAGAACGATGTCAGTAGTCTGATCGTAGATATGGTAAAACAGGAGGAGAATATCAATGGTGATCAGATTAAAGACTCTTGTGAAGGTTCTTCAACAGATGGCAATTTGTCATTGGTATGGCAAGACGAGATGATGTTTGATGATTATCAACATCATCAGGATCATCACTACTATCGCGGTGAAACTAGTACTACTTCTCATCAGTTCTCTTTCATTGACAACGATCAACTTTCCTTGTTCGACTCATACTGCCCTTACGAAGAAATGTATGCTAGGTGA
- the LOC108855925 gene encoding rhodanese-like domain-containing protein 7, which yields MLKFHHWRFPPSLAAARMLSSSPPPPHSQPTISSGGANSISTVGNTKPKLLSTQSQPKNLSSSPLKSTVACSSSGPFRQTMTTVSKCFSTNPEAVGSAKSSLLVVSFYKFADFPDHADLRKPLKDLCEELCVSGGIILAPEGINGSICGSRESVERVLAFIQSDVRLSGLRQVETPVSPEQEAIHHGHSSSSPLAAGEDAPFRWDHVRVKLKKEIVTLGMPSVSPIERVGTYVSPEEWNELISDPETVVIDVRNTYETRIGKFKGAVDPCTTAFRHFPSWVESQFALKQEEGNDETQAKVEKEEKAEKPKALPKIAMYCTGGIRCEKASSFLLSQGFQEVYHLKGGILKYLEQVPRTESLWEGECFVFDKRVSVEHGLAQGTHKLCYGCKQPISDEDMEAPEYECGVSCPYCYSEKSEEEKERARARQSQFEEWGVIGGPDKGRRPDTKPDSPRKRSPKLGSSI from the exons ATGCTAAAGTTCCACCATTGGAGATTTCCGCCGTCCCTCGCCGCCGCGAGAATGCtctcatcatcaccaccaccacctcacTCTCAGCCTACCATCTCCAGCGGTGGCGCGAATTCAATCTCAACCGTTGGAAACACCAAACCCAAGTTACTATCCACTCAATCCCAACCCAAGaacctctcttcctctcctctaaAATCCACGGTGGCTTGCTCGAGCTCTGGCCCTTTCCGACAAACCATGACTACTGTTTCTAAATGCTTTTCAACCAATCCAGAAGCTGTCGGGTCAGCTAAAAGCTCACTCCTCGTGGTTTCTTTCTACAAGTTCGCTGATTTTCCAGACCATGCTGATCTCAGGAAGCCCCTGAAGGATCTCTGCGAAGAATTG TGTGTTTCAGGTGGAATCATTCTTGCACCGGAAGGTATCAACGGAAGCATCTGCGGGAGCCGTGAGTCAGTGGAGAGAGTGTTGGCGTTTATACAGAGTGATGTCCGTTTGAGTGGTTTGAGGCAAGTGGAGACGCCTGTGAGTCCTGAACAAGAAGCTATACACCATGGTCATAGCAGTAGCTCTCCTCTTGCAGCTGGTGAAGATGCTCCGTTTAGATGGGACCACGTTAGGGTTAAACTCAAGAAAGAG ATTGTTACGCTTGGGATGCCGAGTGTGTCGCCTATCGAAAGAGTTGGAACATATGTGAGCCCTGAGGAATGGAATGAACTGATCAGTGATCCTGAAACC GTAGTGATTGATGTGAGGAACACATATGAGACTAGGATTGGAAAGTTCAAAGGAGCTGTGGATCCATGCACCACAGCTTTCAGACACTTCCCATCTTGGGTGGAGAGTCAGTTTGCGTTGAAGCAAGAAGAAGGCAATGATGAGACTCAAGCAAAGGtggagaaagaagagaaagctGAGAAACCAAAGGCGCTGCCAAAGATTGCTATGTACTGCACTGGGGGAATCAGATGTGAGAAAGCTTCAAGCTTTCTTCTTAGCCAAGGCTTCCAAGAG GTGTATCATCTGAAAGGTGGGATACTGAAGTACCTAGAGCAAGTCCCTAGAACAGAGAGCTTGTGGGAAGGAGAATGCTTTGTGTTCGACAAACGTGTGTCAGTGGAACATGGTTTAGCGCAAGGAACGCATAAACTCTGCTATGGATGCAAGCAGCCTATAAGTGATGAAGACATGGAAGCTCCGGAGTATGAGTGTGGAGTCTCTTGTCCTTACTGTTACTCTGAGAAATccgaagaggagaaagagagggCAAGAGCAAGGCAGAGTCAGTTTGAGGAGTGGGGTGTGATTGGTGGTCCGGACAAGGGTCGTAGACCCGACACTAAACCGGATAGTCCAAGAAAGAGGAGTCccaagcttggttcttcaataTAG
- the LOC108855176 gene encoding uncharacterized protein LOC108855176 has protein sequence MGRRKQPKPQRSLGLITDEKRVFSGDEAEGSRRRKKKKKKNVEDIDKPYYVNVSSSSSSEKQERQHFDIAEVVLLLTNLSSREDGVCSSSGSGLDCSLRFRICNVARSVDRIKLGHWPVLSSSDVTLELVDDDREVPDGSVVWSGGFDGPGEGVSGLAHLVSMKFLTLRLVPGDEGFLLSPRVRVELLQEAFDACESLLENTRQIWKRSMIHVMSWLRPEVMTSEARYGTLLTVRSAVTEDETLDCSKQSRFDAAAFYEAIKPSKTDAMLEDDITDLLPELRPYQRRAAYWMVQRERGDPITLGDKEDNQFISPLSISIGFLDSASKMFFNPFSGNISLTPEYCSPRIPGGILADEMGLGKTVELLACIFSHRKPDEEEETSVSNGSPVTDDLKTGLKRLKRERVECICGAVSESRKYKGVWVQCDMCDAWQHADCVGYTPKGKSKKPIQEFDEKASQKKSKKDAAEVVVRQGEYICQMCSELLQVTASPISTGATLIVCPAPILLQWHSEIKRHTRLGSLVTCIYEGVRNASLSEEPMVDITELLNADIVLTTYDVLKEDLTHDGDRHDGDRHCLRFQKRYPVIPTPLTRISWWRICLDEAQMVESNAAAATEMALRLYTKHRWCITGTPIQRKLDDLYGLLRFLKANPFDVSRWWIEVIRDPYERRDAKAMEFTHNFFKQVMWRSSKIHVADELQLPPQEECVSWLKFSAIEEHFYSRQHETCVNYAREVIETLKCDILKRGHSSSDNPLITHAEAAKLLNSLLKLRQACCHPQVGSSGLRSLQQTPMTMEEILMVLVKKTQSEGEEALRVLIVALNGIAAISMLKQEFSEAVSLYKEALNITEEHAEDFRLDPLLNIHILHNLAEILPLVQSHKSDIDVKDDDHHRAAKRQRINELDSSTHVSSESGLKKDGEYHEECKTLDLVCDTLKVKYLSAFNLKLSAAQQEFTKSYHQVSESLSNIGKQRSVWWLDVLQFAEQNKDFTTELTRKIEEAIHGSLNNSSSSREASRFRTIHGMKLHLQTCMDTLESSRKTVMDKLLEIDQTMEKPRPEDIERIGNCKYCNKKEDGPTCIHCELDELFQAYEARLFRLNKSRGGVMEHASAEEVVDLQKKKSARNHFFFGLSSRNKDANQSSVDNEEEPTKRNASDSVIVSKSPSETEVVLGVIRNHCKSYLDRESKLAATKHLQTLEVMRKEYVHARVLARAQAHLLRAYDEIKMATMRLQLRESEDDTAIYALSLDELDAASVQNTNDKFLAQSSLLSIKGKLRYLKGLIETKQKQEESQDHSSPVEETAMASDPVGQESQNLLKREEACPICHENLRNQKMVFQCGHSTCCKCFFSMTERGSVHETMRKWVMCPICRQHTDVGNIAYADDRQNGYSSGQDHKENEASLAVQGSYGTKIEAVTRRILWIKSSDPQAKVLVFSSWNDVLDVLEHAFAANGITFIRMKGGRKSQTAISKFKGTEKEVQRIQVLLLLVKDGANGLNLLEAQHVILVEPLLNPATEAQAVGRVHRIGQDKPTLVHRFLVTGTVEDSIYKLNRSKNINVSSFSSRNTKNQDQQNLTLRDLECLFASPPAEETEENEGGGQQNLRDLPPSVAAAMAAERRMNESNASTSNANTS, from the exons ATGGGTAGGAGAAAGCAACCCAAGCCGCAGCGTTCGTTGGGATTGATCACAGATGAAAAGCGAGTTTTTTCCGGCGACGAGGCAGAGGGTTCTCGccggagaaagaagaagaagaagaagaacgttGAAGATATCGATAAGCCGTATTACGTGAacgtatcttcttcttcttcaagtgaGAAGCAGGAGAGACAACACTTTGATATAGCTGAAGTTGTTCTTCTTCTAACTAATTTAAGTTCAAGAGAAGATGGTGTGTGCAGCAGTAGTGGTTCTGGTCTGGATTGTTCGTTACGGTTTCGTATATGCAATGTGGCTCGCTCTGTTGATCGGATTAAGCTTGGTCACTGGCCTGTGTTGTCTTCTAGTGATGTGACTTTGGAGTTGGTTGATGATGATAGAGAGGTGCCTGATGGGTCGGTGGTTTGGTCTGGGGGTTTTGATGGTCCGGGTGAAGGCGTTTCGGGTCTTGCTCATTTGGTGAGTATGAAGTTTTTGACTTTGAGGCTTGTCCCGGGTGATGAGGGTTTCTTGTTGTCTCCTAGAGTTAGAGTTGAGTTGCTTCAGGAGGCTTTTGATGCGTGTGAGTCTCTTCTTGAGAACACAAGACAGATATGGAAGAGGAGTATGATTCATGTCATGTCTTGGTTGAGGCCAGAGGTAATGACATCAGAAGCTAGGTATGGGACACTATTAACCGTGAGATCTGCGGTGACAGAAGATGAAACTCTGGACTGTAGTAAACAATCTAGGTTTGATGCTGCTGCTTTTTATGAAGCCATAAAGCCATCAAA GACTGATGCAATGCTTGAAGATGATATAACTGATTTGCTACCAGAGCTTAGGCCGTACCAACGACGTGCAGCTTATTGGATGGTGCAGCGAGAGAGAGGAGATCCAATAACTTTGGGAGACAAAGAAGACAACCAATTCATCTCACCTTTGTCTATATCCATTGGGTTTCTTGACTCTGCTTCAAAAATGTTCTTTAACCCATTCAG tggAAACATCTCATTGACACCAGAGTATTGTTCACCTCGAATTCCAGGTGGTATCCTTGCTG ATGAGATGGGATTGGGGAAAACAGTTGAACTACTTGCTTGCATCTTTTCTCATCGAAAACCAGACGAGGAGGAAGAAACATCTGTGTCTAATGGGTCACCTGTAACTGATGATTTAAAAACTGGATTGAAGAGATTGAAAAGGGAACGTGTGGAATGCATATGTGGAGCTGTCAGTGAAAGTCGAAAATACAAAGGAGTTTGGGTACAGTGTGACATGTGTGATGCTTGGCAGCATGCAGACTGTGTAGGTTATACACCTAAAGGGAAAAGCAAGAAACCTATTCAAGAATTTGATGAAAAAGCATCTCAAAAGAAGAGCAAAAAAGATGCTGCGGAAGTTGTCGTCAGACAAGGCGAATATATTTGCCAGATGTGCTCTGAACTTCTACAAGTCACTGCCTCTCCCATCTCTACAGGTGCCACTCTTATTGTCTGTCCAGCTCCTATATTACTTCAATGGCATTCCGAGATTAAACG CCATACACGCTTGGGTTCTCTGGTGACATGTATCTATGAAGGTGTGAGGAATGCCTCACTCTCCGAAGAACCTATGGTGGACATCACTGAACTCCTCAATGCTGACATTGTTTTAACTACATATGATGTCCTCAAAGAGGACTTGACTCATGACGGCGACAGGCATGATGGTGACCGGCATTGTCTTAGATTCCAGAAAAGGTATCCTGTTATTCCTACTCCACTCACCAGAATATCCTGGTGGAGGATTTGCTTGGATGAGGCTCAGATGGTGGAGAGCAATGCAGCTGCTGCAACAGAGATGGCTTTGAGATTATATACTAAACACCGTTGGTGTATTACCGGAACTCCTATACAACGCAAACTTGATGACTTATATGGACTATTAAGGTTCCTTAAAGCTAATCCTTTTGATGTTTCAAGATGGTGGATTGAAGTTATAAGAGACCCATATGAG AGGAGAGACGCAAAGGCCATGGAGTTTACTCATAATTTTTTCAAACAAGTTATGTGGCGTTCTTCAAAAATCCATGTGGCTGATGAGTTGCAACTTCCACCTCAAGAAGAATGCGTTTCATGGCTCAAATTCTCCGCGATCGAAGAACACTTTTATAGCAGGCAGCATGAGACTTGTGTGAATTATGCCCGTGAAGTTATAGAAACTTTGAAGTGTGATATTCTCAAAAGAG GTCATAGCTCTTCTGATAATCCTTTAATCACTCATGCCGAAGCTGCAAAACTGTTGAACTCGCTCTTGAAACTGCGCCAAGCTTGCTGCCACCCTCAAGTAGGGAGTTCTGGTTTACGTTCGCTGCAACAAACGCCAATGACCATGGAAGAGATTCTAATG GTCCTTGTGAAAAAGACTCAGAGCGAGGGTGAAGAAGCTCTTAGAGTGTTGATTGTTGCTTTAAATGGGATTGCTGCTATTTCTATGCTTAAGCAAGAGTTTTCTGAAGCGGTATCGTTATACAAGGAAGCATTAAACATAACTGAAGAGCACGCCGAAGATTTTCGTCTTGATCCATTGTTGAACATTCATATTCTTCACAATCTAGCTGAGATACTACCACTGGTCCAAAGCCACAAAAGTGACATAGATGTGAAAGATGACGATCATCATCGTGCAGCCAAAAGGCAAAGGATCAATGAGCTCGACAGTTCAACTCATGTTTCTTCAGAAAGTGGTTTAAAGAAGGATGGAGAGTATCATGAAGAGTGCAAAACTCTGGATCTAGTTTGTGACACATTGAAAGTTAAGTATTTATCCGCATTCAACTTAAAGCTCTCTGCAGCACAGCAGGAGTTCACAAAATCTTACCATCAG GTTTCCGAGTCGTTGAGCAATATAGGGAAACAACGTTCGGTTTGGTGGTTAGATGTCCTACAATTTGCTGAACAGAACAAAGATTTCACCACCGAGTTGACCAGGAAGATTGAAGAGGCCATCCACGGAAGCCTAAACAATTCAAGCTCCTCCAGAGAAGCTTCTCG CTTTAGAACCATACATGGGATGAAACTTCATCTGCAGACCTGTATGGATACGCTGGAAAGCTCAAGAAAAACAGTAATGGATAAGCTTTTAGAGATTGACCAGACTATGGAGAAACCAAGACCTGAGGATATTGAGCGTATTGGTAACTGCAAGTATTGTAACAAGAAAGAGGATGGCCCTACTTGTATTCATtgtgagctggatgaactattCCAG GCATATGAGGCTAGGCTATTCCGTCTTAACAAATCTCGTGGGGGAGTAATGGAACATGCATCTGCCGAAGAGGTAGTAGATCTACAGAAGAAGAAATCTGCTCGTAACCATTTCTTTTTCGGTTTGTCGTCGAGAAACAAGGATGCAAATCAATCATCTGTTGATAACGAAGAAGAACCCACCAAAAGAAATGCTAGTGACTCCGTTATA GTTTCAAAATCTCCATCTGAGACGGAAGTAGTTCTTGGTGTAATAAGAAACCATTGCAAATCTTATTTAGACAGGGAGAGCAAATTGGCAGCCACAAAACATTTACAAACCCTTGAG GTGATGAGGAAGGAATATGTACATGCAAGGGTCTTGGCTAGGGCTCAAGCTCACCTCCTGCGTGCCTATGATGAGATTAAGATGGCGACAATGAGACTACAGCTTAGAGAATCTGAAGATGACACGGCCATTTATGCTTTGAGCCTTGATGAGTTAGACGCTGCGAGTGTTCAGAACACAAATGATAAGTTTTTGGCGCAGTCTTCATTGCTTAGTATAAAAGGGAAGCTTCGTTATCTGAAG GGGTTGATAGAAACCAAACAGAAACAAGAAGAGAGTCAAGATCACTCCTCACCAGTAGAGGAAACAGCTATGGCTTCAGATCCTGTTGGACAGGAAAGCCAAAACCTTCTAAAGCGAGAGGAAGCATGTCCGATTTGTCATGAGAACCTACGAAATCAGAAGATGGTTTTCCAGTGTGGGCACAGCACTTGCTGTAAAT GCTTTTTCTCCATGACGGAGCGCGGTTCAGTTCACGAGACTATGCGAAAGTGGGTCATGTGTCCAATATGTAGGCAACATACAGACGTTGGGAATATTGCGTATGCTGATGACAGACAAAACGGTTATTCGTCAGGTCAAGACCACAAAGAAAACGAAGCATCATTAGCTGTTCAAGGTTCATATGGAACAAAG ATTGAAGCTGTTACTAGAAGAATCTTATGGATCAAGTCAAGTGACCCACAAGCGAAGGTTCTTGTTTTCTCCAGCTGGAACGATGTTCTTGATGTGTTGGAACATGCCTTCGCTGCCAACGGCATCACTTTCATCCGGATGAAAGGAGGAAG GAAATCACAGACGGCCATTAGCAAATTCAAGGGGACAGAGAAAGAAGTCCAAAGGATCCAAGTCCTACTGCTTTTGGTGAAGGATGGTGCCAATGGCCTTAATCTTCTGGAAGCACAGCATGTTATTCTAGTGGAGCCGCTTTTAAACCCAGCTACAGAGGCGCAAGCTGTTGGGCGTGTTCACCGGATAGGGCAAGACAAGCCTACTCTAGTTCATCGATTCCTG GTAACGGGTACAGTGGAAGACAGCATCTACAAGCTGAACAGGAGTAAGAACATAAACGTAAGCTCATTTAGCAGCAGGAATACAAAGAATCAAGATCAACAGAATCTGACACTGAGAGACCTCGAGTGTCTATTTGCTTCACCACCAGCAGAAGAGACAGAAGAAAACGAGGGAGGTGGGCAGCAGAATCTGAGAGATCTACCGCCATCAGTCGCTGCAGCTATGGCAGCCGAGAGGAGAATGAATGAAAGTAATGCCTCAACATCAAATGCAAACACATCATGA